One genomic region from Rattus norvegicus strain BN/NHsdMcwi chromosome 10, GRCr8, whole genome shotgun sequence encodes:
- the Ift20 gene encoding intraflagellar transport protein 20 homolog isoform X2: protein MTYLLIDTITPSKQNFSREPGRETEIGQFQKIVGGLIELVDQLAKEAENEKMKAIGARNLLKSIAKQREAQQQQLQALIAEKKMQLERYRVEYEALCKVEAEQNEFIDQFIFQK, encoded by the exons ATGACATACCTCCTGATTGACACTATCACCCCTTCAAAGCAGAACTTCTCTAGGGAGCCTGGAAGGGAAACAG AAATTGGCCAGTTTCAGAAAATCGTTGGTGGTCTGATTGAGCTTGTTGATCAGCTTGCCAAAGAAGCAGAGAACGAGAAAATGAAG GCCATTGGTGCTCGAAACTTGCTGAAATCCATAGCGAAGCAGAGAGAAGCCCAGCAACAGCAACTGCAGGCACTGATAGCAGAAAAGAAGATGCAGCTAGAAAG GTATCGGGTTGAATATGAAGCTTTGTGTAAAGTAGAAGCAGAACAAAATGAATTTATTGACcaatttatttttcagaaatga
- the Ift20 gene encoding intraflagellar transport protein 20 homolog isoform X3, which produces MAKDILGEAGLHFDELNKLRVLDPEVTQQTTELKEECKDFVDKIGQFQKIVGGLIELVDQLAKEAENEKMKAIGARNLLKSIAKQREAQQQQLQALIAEKKMQLER; this is translated from the exons ATGGCCAAGGACATCTTGGGTGAGGCAGGGCTGCACTTCGATGAGCTGAACAAGCTTCGGGTGTTGGACCCAGAGGTTACCCAGCAGACCACAGAGCTCAAGGAAGAGTGCAAGGACTTTGTGGACA AAATTGGCCAGTTTCAGAAAATCGTTGGTGGTCTGATTGAGCTTGTTGATCAGCTTGCCAAAGAAGCAGAGAACGAGAAAATGAAG GCCATTGGTGCTCGAAACTTGCTGAAATCCATAGCGAAGCAGAGAGAAGCCCAGCAACAGCAACTGCAGGCACTGATAGCAGAAAAGAAGATGCAGCTAGAAAGGTAA
- the Tmem97 gene encoding sigma intracellular receptor 2 gives MGAVTARRCVEWLLGLYFVSHIPITMFIDLQALLPPELYPQEFSNLLRWYSKEFKDPLMQEPPVWFKSFLFCELVFQLPFFPIAAYAFFKGSCRWIRIPAIIYAVHTITTLIPILYTILFEDFSKAIAFKGQRPENFRERLTLVGVYAPYLIIPLILLLFMLRNPYYKFEEKRKKK, from the exons ATGGGGGCTGTAACAGCCAGGCGCTGCGTCGAGTGGCTGCTGGGCCTCTACTTCGTCTCGCACATCCCCATCACGATGTTCATCGACCTGCAGGCGTTGCTGCCGCCCGAACTCTACCCGCAGGAG TTCAGCAACCTGTTGCGGTGGTACTCTAAGGAGTTCAAAGACCCTCTGATGCAGGAGCCCCCTGTGTGGTTCAAGTCCTTCCTGTTTTGTGAGCTTGTGTTCCAGCTGCCTTTCTTTCCCATTGCAGCATATGCCTTCTTCAAAG GAAGCTGCCGATGGATCCGAATCCCTGCAATCATCTATGCGGTTCACACCATAACAACTTTAATTCCAATCCTCTATACGATTCTCTTTGAGGATTTCTCTAAAGCCATTGCTTTCAAGGGACAAAGACCTGAGAATTTCCGTGAACGACTGACCCTCGTAGGTGTCTATGCCCCCTATTTAATAATCCCCCTTATACTCCTCCTGTTCATGCTTCGGAACCCTTACTACaagtttgaggagaaaagaaagaaaaaataa
- the Ift20 gene encoding intraflagellar transport protein 20 homolog isoform X1: MAKDILGEAGLHFDELNKLRVLDPEVTQQTTELKEECKDFVDKIGQFQKIVGGLIELVDQLAKEAENEKMKAIGARNLLKSIAKQREAQQQQLQALIAEKKMQLERYRVEYEALCKVEAEQNEFIDQFIFQK, encoded by the exons ATGGCCAAGGACATCTTGGGTGAGGCAGGGCTGCACTTCGATGAGCTGAACAAGCTTCGGGTGTTGGACCCAGAGGTTACCCAGCAGACCACAGAGCTCAAGGAAGAGTGCAAGGACTTTGTGGACA AAATTGGCCAGTTTCAGAAAATCGTTGGTGGTCTGATTGAGCTTGTTGATCAGCTTGCCAAAGAAGCAGAGAACGAGAAAATGAAG GCCATTGGTGCTCGAAACTTGCTGAAATCCATAGCGAAGCAGAGAGAAGCCCAGCAACAGCAACTGCAGGCACTGATAGCAGAAAAGAAGATGCAGCTAGAAAG GTATCGGGTTGAATATGAAGCTTTGTGTAAAGTAGAAGCAGAACAAAATGAATTTATTGACcaatttatttttcagaaatga
- the Ift20 gene encoding intraflagellar transport protein 20 homolog, translating to MTYLLIDTITPSKQNFSREPGRETAMAKDILGEAGLHFDELNKLRVLDPEVTQQTTELKEECKDFVDKIGQFQKIVGGLIELVDQLAKEAENEKMKAIGARNLLKSIAKQREAQQQQLQALIAEKKMQLERYRVEYEALCKVEAEQNEFIDQFIFQK from the exons ATGACATACCTCCTGATTGACACTATCACCCCTTCAAAGCAGAACTTCTCTAGGGAGCCTGGAAGGGAAACAG CTATGGCCAAGGACATCTTGGGTGAGGCAGGGCTGCACTTCGATGAGCTGAACAAGCTTCGGGTGTTGGACCCAGAGGTTACCCAGCAGACCACAGAGCTCAAGGAAGAGTGCAAGGACTTTGTGGACA AAATTGGCCAGTTTCAGAAAATCGTTGGTGGTCTGATTGAGCTTGTTGATCAGCTTGCCAAAGAAGCAGAGAACGAGAAAATGAAG GCCATTGGTGCTCGAAACTTGCTGAAATCCATAGCGAAGCAGAGAGAAGCCCAGCAACAGCAACTGCAGGCACTGATAGCAGAAAAGAAGATGCAGCTAGAAAG GTATCGGGTTGAATATGAAGCTTTGTGTAAAGTAGAAGCAGAACAAAATGAATTTATTGACcaatttatttttcagaaatga